The following coding sequences lie in one Arachis ipaensis cultivar K30076 chromosome B05, Araip1.1, whole genome shotgun sequence genomic window:
- the LOC107640722 gene encoding uncharacterized protein LOC107640722, producing the protein MRSPGCIKDVQRLAGRLTALSHFLGVSAAKALPFFNLMRKGIAFEWTPACEEAFKHFKEILATPPVLGKPKVGELLYLYLAITNEALAAVLVAITDEALAAVLVREEGKAQKPIYFVSRALQGAELTYNKLEKLALALLTSFRRLRQYFQGHQVVMRMDQGIRQVLQKPDLAGRMMTWAIELSQYDLRYEPRHAIKAQAMADFLVEVAGDPIKEAGIQWRLHVDGASNQTSGGAGIILESPTGVIYEQSINFEFSVSNNQAEYEALLGGLILAREVGATRLEVCSDSHVVTSQVNGSHQPRDSLLQKYLKKVKERAKQFEEVTVQRVPRERNTRADLLSKLASTKPRVGNRSLIQGITKESAVAFQLTKIGPSWMDPITDFLRSGKLPEDEKEAKALRREAARYAIIQDQLFKKGLSQPLLKCLHPDQTDYVTTRFGIPEVVISDNGTQFTDKKFVEFLTGLGHKAEILLSRAPPDKRSSGGRKQDHLAGPQEAAGQQKRCMGRRTCLGPLVLLNDRAIVHRENSFPPDVRSRRNVNRKDRRAEPTTTSEGSRGSGRERPGRGG; encoded by the exons ATGAGGAGCCCGGGTTGCATCAAAGACGTTCAAAGACTGGCAGGAAGGCTCACCGCGCTATCTCACTTCCTTGGGGTGTCGGCAGCAAAAGCCCTGcccttcttcaacctgatgaGAAAGGGGATAGCGTTTGAATGGACCCCGGCGTGCGAGGAAGCATTCAAACATTTCAAAGAGATCCTCGCAACTCCTCCCGTGCTCGGGAAACCCAAAGTCGGAGAACTGCTCTACCTGTACCTGGCCATAACGAACGAAGCGTTGGCAGCAGTTTTG GTGGCCATAACGGACGAAGCGCTGGCAGCAGTTTTGGTACGGGAAGAAGGGAAGGCTCAAAAACCAATCTACTTTGTGAGTAGAGCATTGCAAGGAGCAGAACTGACATACAACAAATTAGAGAAGCTAGCTCTGGCACTACTAACCTCCTTCCGAAGACTAAGGCAGTACTTCCAGGGTCACCAGGTAGTCATGAGAATGGACCAGGGAATTCGCCAGGTGCTCCAAAAACCCGACTTGGCGGGAAGAATGATGACTTGGGCCATCGAGCTATCTCAGTACGATTTGCGATACGAGCCCCGACATGCGATCAAGGCACAAGCAATGGCAGACTTCTTGGTGGAAGTAGCGGGGGACCCAATCAAGGAAGCGGGCATACAGTGGAGGCTCCATGtagacggggcctccaaccaaacgtccgggggTGCCGGGATCATTTTGGAAAGTCCTACCGGGGTCATATACGAACAATCAATCAACTTCGAGTTTTCCGTATcaaacaaccaagcggaataCGAGGCCCTCCTGGGCGGCTTGATCCTAGCCCGAGAAGTCGGGGCCACGAGGCTGGAAGTATGTAGTGACTCGCACGTCGTTACCTCGCAGGTGAACGGAAGCCACCAACCCAGGGACTCGCTATTGCAAAAGTACTTGAAAAAGGTCAAAGAGCGAGCAAAGCAGTTCGAGGAGGTCACGGTCCAACGCGTTCCGagggaaaggaacacacgggcagacctcctatcAAAGCTAGCGAGCACAAAACCGAGAGTTGGCAACAGATCCCTTATTCAAGGAATAACAAAGGAATCAGCAGTCGCCTTCCAACTAACAAAGATAGGCCCCTCCTGGATGGACCCCATCACTGATTTCCTAAGGAGCGGCAAACTCCCTGAGGACGAGAAGGAGGCTAAAGCAttaagaagggaggcggccagataTGCGATCATACAAGACCAACTGTTCAAAAAGGGACTTAGCCAGCCCTTGCTAAAATGCCTCCATCCTGACCAAACGGACTAC GTGACAACTCGATTCGGCATCCCGGAAGTCGTCATCTCTGACAACGGGACACAGTTCACCGACAAGAAATTCGTGGAGTTCCTCACCGGCCTGGGCCATAAAGCAGAAATTCTCCTTAGTAGAGCACCCCCAGACAAACGGTCAAGTGGAGGCCGCAAACAAGATCATCTTGCTGGGCCTCAAGAAGCGGCTGGACAGCAAAAAAGGTGCATGGGCCGACGAACTTGCCTCGGTCCTCTGGTCCTACTGAACGACCGAGCAATCGTCCACAGGGAAAACTCCTTTCCGCCTGACGTACGAAGTAGACGTAATGTTAACCGTAAAGATCGGCGAGCTGAGCCCACGACTACTTCTGAAGGGAGTAGAGGAAGTGGTAGAGAAAGACCTGGCAGAGGAGGCTAG